From one Neorhizobium galegae genomic stretch:
- a CDS encoding mandelate racemase/muconate lactonizing enzyme family protein, with product MHITGIKTYMQRVDERPRLLLKIETSEGISGWGECYNHGPDLALPPLLDYLFHQIEGEDPRRVEFLVLKLNQQCRFPPGALGLAAISAIDHALWDIAGKAAGLPVYMLLGGNVRDRVRVYCGVYTAPDPQDALDQTLKLNADYGYTAFKLSPYRRDLHNSRWGELVKETGDYFGKIREITPSHFEFAFDSHAKIYEPYQAVQMAAAIAPYDPLFYEEPIRPEHIPAWAELKSKVTVPLATGESLYNRFEFLSLLTARGADIIQPDICVVGGVTEMRRIAAIAEAHYVTVAPHNPMGPLATAVNIHFCAAQPNFKILEFKPHVHAPWALDPYMPVDGYMNLRPDRPGWGLEIDEKVLAKDDYIHWERKITRKPDGSTAYP from the coding sequence GTGCATATTACCGGAATAAAAACATACATGCAGCGCGTCGACGAACGTCCTCGCCTGCTGCTCAAGATCGAGACCAGCGAAGGCATCTCCGGCTGGGGCGAATGCTACAATCACGGCCCCGACCTGGCGCTTCCGCCGCTTCTCGACTACCTTTTCCATCAGATCGAGGGCGAAGACCCGCGCCGCGTGGAATTCCTCGTTCTGAAGCTCAACCAACAGTGCCGGTTTCCTCCCGGGGCGCTCGGCCTTGCCGCGATTTCTGCAATCGATCATGCATTGTGGGATATCGCCGGCAAGGCTGCGGGTCTGCCGGTCTACATGCTGCTCGGCGGCAATGTGCGTGACCGCGTCCGCGTCTATTGCGGCGTCTATACCGCACCCGACCCGCAGGACGCGCTCGATCAGACGCTCAAGCTCAACGCAGACTACGGCTATACCGCGTTCAAGCTGAGCCCCTATCGCCGCGATCTTCACAACAGCCGCTGGGGCGAACTGGTGAAGGAAACGGGCGACTATTTCGGCAAGATCCGCGAGATCACCCCGTCGCATTTCGAATTCGCCTTCGATTCGCACGCGAAGATCTACGAACCTTACCAGGCTGTCCAAATGGCTGCCGCGATCGCACCCTATGATCCGCTTTTTTACGAGGAGCCGATCCGGCCCGAGCATATTCCGGCCTGGGCGGAGCTGAAGTCGAAGGTAACGGTGCCCTTGGCAACCGGCGAATCTCTCTACAATCGCTTCGAATTCCTGTCGCTGCTGACGGCCCGGGGTGCGGACATCATCCAGCCGGATATCTGCGTCGTCGGCGGCGTCACGGAAATGCGCCGCATCGCGGCCATCGCCGAAGCGCACTATGTGACCGTCGCGCCGCATAACCCGATGGGCCCGCTGGCAACCGCCGTGAACATCCATTTCTGCGCCGCCCAGCCGAACTTCAAGATCCTGGAGTTTAAACCGCATGTACATGCGCCCTGGGCGCTCGACCCCTATATGCCGGTGGACGGATATATGAACCTGCGCCCGGATCGCCCGGGTTGGGGTCTCGAGATCGACGAAAAAGTGCTGGCCAAGGACGATTACATTCACTGGGAGCGGAAAATCACCCGCAAGCCGGACGGCTCGACCGCCTATCCGTGA
- a CDS encoding dihydrodipicolinate synthase family protein produces MNDRLQTVRKALTGISGVPVTPYRQDGTVDVEKLSALIKRLAAAKVHNLMAAGNTGEFFTLTMDEVRTVHAATVKAADGMSLVSAAVGRSLTEAKALAKDAIAEGADAIMGHHPMDPFAGPSYQAGYFLELADSCTVPVIAYVRSDSFSVEDFRKLALHPNIAGIKFASSNLMLLAEVIRATHDAPAIWVCGLAEGWAPAFYAMGAKGFTSGLVNVFPERSHAIHRALEAGNYEAARELIDGIAGFEMLRTKYNNGANVTVVKEALGMLGTDVGPVRIPGVVALSDDERRILRGIVDRVKTETLAA; encoded by the coding sequence GTGAATGACAGGCTGCAGACTGTAAGAAAGGCGCTGACCGGCATTTCGGGTGTTCCGGTGACGCCTTACCGGCAAGACGGGACTGTCGACGTCGAAAAGCTCAGCGCGCTGATCAAGCGCCTGGCGGCCGCCAAGGTGCACAACCTGATGGCGGCCGGCAATACCGGCGAGTTCTTCACGCTCACCATGGACGAAGTCCGCACGGTACATGCCGCCACGGTCAAGGCCGCCGACGGCATGTCGCTGGTGAGCGCCGCCGTCGGCCGCTCGCTGACCGAAGCAAAGGCGCTTGCGAAGGACGCGATTGCCGAAGGTGCGGATGCGATCATGGGCCACCATCCCATGGACCCGTTCGCCGGGCCGTCCTATCAGGCCGGCTATTTCCTGGAACTGGCGGATTCCTGTACGGTACCGGTCATCGCCTATGTGCGCAGCGACAGCTTTTCGGTCGAGGATTTTCGCAAGCTCGCCCTGCATCCGAACATTGCCGGCATCAAGTTCGCCTCGTCGAACCTGATGCTGCTGGCGGAAGTCATTCGAGCCACCCATGACGCTCCGGCGATCTGGGTCTGCGGTCTGGCCGAAGGCTGGGCGCCGGCATTCTACGCCATGGGCGCCAAGGGCTTCACGTCGGGTCTCGTCAACGTATTCCCCGAGCGCTCGCACGCGATCCATCGCGCGCTGGAGGCCGGCAACTATGAGGCGGCGCGCGAACTGATCGACGGCATTGCCGGCTTCGAAATGCTGCGCACGAAATACAACAACGGCGCCAACGTGACGGTCGTGAAGGAGGCGCTCGGCATGCTCGGCACCGATGTCGGCCCGGTGCGCATTCCGGGCGTCGTCGCCCTCAGCGACGATGAGCGGCGGATTCTGCGCGGCATCGTCGATCGCGTCAAAACCGAAACGCTTGCTGCCTGA
- a CDS encoding GntR family transcriptional regulator, with protein MIPEPIGSPRSEAFAKIDPKFQMTVRDHVHRTLRAAILAGRFATGEKVNERSLAEQFGVSTTPIKEALRQLETEGLVEALPRRGVIIRFDMGWAEEMILARAALESMIAHLAAKRIGKPAGAELTAIADLMAKATLSADADSLISLNEQFHEHIHRSSRCGYLAKLIERQQFYDASIRRVIHMDPGERQKALEEHTAIAKAIVTGDADLAERQMRNHVVRSGETYLNIVFGNKKDI; from the coding sequence ATGATTCCTGAGCCAATTGGAAGCCCACGGTCCGAAGCGTTTGCGAAGATCGACCCGAAATTTCAGATGACGGTGCGGGATCACGTTCATCGCACCCTGCGGGCCGCCATCCTCGCAGGACGGTTCGCGACGGGGGAGAAGGTCAACGAGCGCAGTCTCGCCGAGCAATTCGGTGTCAGCACGACGCCGATCAAGGAGGCCCTGCGCCAACTTGAGACGGAGGGCCTGGTCGAGGCTCTGCCCCGGCGCGGCGTCATCATTCGGTTCGATATGGGCTGGGCGGAGGAGATGATTCTCGCCCGCGCGGCGCTCGAATCGATGATCGCGCACCTGGCCGCAAAGCGCATCGGCAAGCCAGCCGGTGCCGAGTTGACGGCAATAGCCGATCTGATGGCCAAGGCGACGTTGTCCGCGGATGCGGACAGCCTCATTTCCCTCAACGAGCAATTCCACGAACACATTCACCGCAGTTCCCGCTGCGGTTACCTGGCGAAGTTGATTGAACGGCAGCAATTCTACGACGCCAGCATCCGCCGCGTCATCCACATGGATCCCGGCGAGCGTCAGAAAGCGCTCGAAGAGCACACCGCCATCGCTAAGGCCATCGTCACGGGTGATGCGGATCTCGCCGAGCGGCAGATGCGCAACCACGTCGTCCGCTCCGGTGAAACCTATCTGAACATCGTTTTCGGCAACAAAAAGGATATCTGA